From one Rhopalosiphum padi isolate XX-2018 chromosome 2, ASM2088224v1, whole genome shotgun sequence genomic stretch:
- the LOC132922868 gene encoding ionotropic receptor 25a: protein MLTMYEHIPIRGITILLLTNNLFNIGLSQNLQTVNILFINDRTNEVAEETLNVALNYIRRNPRVGLMIDGLYSVKIGGDDASAILETLCANYNASIRNNKPPHLVIDTTINGVASEAVKSFTAALALPTVSASYGQNGDIRQWRNLDGEQQKYLIQISPPADLIPEIVRSIVVAQNITNAGIMFDDTFVMDHKYKSLLQNIPTRHIIAAIDDTTSIKLHLTRFRDVDIVNFFVLGKLSIIKSVLDHANSNKLFGRKYAWHVITQDKGSLKCGCSNATILFVKPEPDAGSREKLSNLRTTYGLTSTPELKAAFYFDFYYRSLLAIRSMMNSGEWPTNVTYTTCDEYNEESPLPRRNVDLRRYLKDIIESPSYAPFLIDTNGHSYEEFTMRLEKVTVLNSQSVSAENVGSWKASLNSPIVVKDAANMTHFSAVTVYRVVTVLQNPFMIQVDDEDGKGVKFKGYCIDLIEEIRKLIGFEYEIYIAPDNNFGNMDENGQWNGMVKELVEKRADIALGSLSVMAERENVVDFTVPYYDLVGITILMKKPQTPTSLFKFLTVLENDVWMCILGAYFFTSFLMWIFDRWSPYSYQNNRNKYKDDEEKREFNLKECLWFCMTSLTPQGGGEAPKNLSGRLVAATWWLFGFIIIASYTANLAAFLTVSRLDTPVESLDDLSKQYKIQYAPLNGSSAMTYFQRMADIETRFYEIWKDMSLNDSLSEVERAKLAVWDYPVSDKYTKMWQAMKEAKLPNTLEEAIERVQSSKSSSEGFAYLGDATDIRYQVMIDCHLQMVGDEFSRKPYAIAVQQGSPLKDQFNNAILLLLNKRKLEKLKETWWNLNPERIQCEKQDNQSDGISIHNIGGVFIVIFVGIGLACFTLAFEYWWYKYKKSSKVANTLNPKQMAMNRGGEFTYPVVPTLNATSGMRSRNIIQGFRRSVGQSSPKQK from the exons ATGTTAACCATGTACGAGCACATACCAATTCGaggaataacaattttattattgaccAATAATCTTTTTAATATAGGTTTGTCGCAAAATTTACAGACAGTCAATATCC TCTTTATAAATGATCGAACTAATGAAGTGGCCGAAGAAACTCTGAATGTGGCGTTGAATTATATTCGAAGAAATCCAAGAGTTGGATTGATGATCGATGGTTTATATTCTGTAAAAATTGGCGGAGACGATGCTTCAGCTATATTAGAAACgc tttgtGCAAACTATAATGCATCCATTCGCAACAATAAGCCACCACATCTGGTCATTGACACAACAATTAATGGAGTTGCATCAGAAGCTGTAAAATCATTTACTGCTGCTTTAGCATTACCCACTGTCAGTGCATCATATGGACAAAATGGTGATATAAG gcaATGGAGAAATTTAGACGgagaacaacaaaaatatttgatacaaaTTAGTCCACCTGCAGACCTTATACCAGAAATAGTAAGAAGTATTGTGGTAGCACAAAACATAACAAATGCTGGCATAATGTTTGATGATACATTTG TAATGGATCACAAGTATAAATCGTTGCTACAAAATATTCCGACTAGACATATTATAGCTGCTATCGATGATACAACCAGCATTAAGCTACACTTGACTAGATTCCGTGATGTAGACATagtcaatttttttgtattgggAAAATTGTCAATCATCAAATCGGTTTTGGACCACGCCAAttccaataaattatttggtcGAAAATATGCATGGCATGTCATTACACag gataAAGGATCACTCAAATGTGGCTGTTCTAATGCTACAATTTTGTTTGTAAAACCCGAGCCGGATGCTGGAAGTCgagaaaaattatcaaatttaagaaCTACATACGGTTTAACATCAACACCAGAGCTGAAAGCAGCATTTTACTTTGATTTTTACTATCGATCCTTGTTAGCAATCAG atcaaTGATGAACAGTGGCGAATGGCCAACTAATGTAACCTACACTACATGCGATGAATACAACGAAGAGAGTCCACTTCCAAGAAGAAATGTCGATTTAAGAAGATATTTAAAAGAT ATAATAGAATCACCCTCCTACGCACCATTTTTAATAGATACGAATGGGCACAGTTACGAAGAGTTTACAATGAGACTAGAAAAAGTTACAGTATTAAACAGTCAATCGGTTAGTGCTGAAAACGTAGGCTCGTGGAAGGCGAGTCTTAATTCACCGATCGTTGTAAAAGATGCCGCAAATATGACACATTTTTCCGCCGTCACTGTATACAGAGTAGTAACTGTGTTG CAAAATCCATTCATGATACAAGTTGACGATGAAGATGGTAAAGgtgtaaaatttaaaggttattgtattgatttaatCGAAGAAATTAGAAAACTAATCGGTTTTGAGTACGAAATTTATATAGCGCCAGACAACaattttg gtAATATGGACGAAAATGGACAATGGAACGGAATGGTTAAAGAACTAGTCGAAAag AGAGCTGATATTGCATTGGGTTCTCTATCAGTTATGGCTGAGAGAGAAAATGTTGTGGATTTTACGGTTCCTTATTATGATTTAGTcggaataacaattttaatgaaaaaaccaCAAACGCCAACTTCGTTGTTTAAATTTCTTACAGTTCTTGAAAACGATGTATGGATGTGTATACTTGGTGCTTACTTTTTTACCAG TTTTTTAATGTGGATATTTGATCGCTGGAGCCCTTATAGTTATCAAAAtaacagaaataaatataaagatgaCGAAGAAAAACGAGAATTTAACTTAAAAGAATGTTTATGGTTTTGTATGACTTCTTTAACTCCCCAg GGTGGGGGTGAAGCTCCCAAAAATCTTTCTGGCAGACTAGTTGCTGCCACATGGTGGCTTTTcggatttataattatagcatCTTATACTGCTAATTTGGCAGCTTTTCTAACAGTTTCTCGATTGGACACTCCTGTAGAATCATTGGATGATTTGTCtaagcaatataaaatacaatatgctCCGCTGAATGGTTCATCAGCAATGACTTATTTTCAGAGAATGGCTGACATTGAAACACGATTTTATGA aaTATGGAAAGATATGAGTTTAAATGATAGTTTGAGTGAAGTAGAACGAGCGAAATTAGCTGTTTGGGATTATCCAGTAAGTGACAAATACACAAAAATGTGGCAAGCAATGAAAGAGGCTAAACTACCTAACACTTTAGAAGAGGCCATTGAAAGAGTTCAAAGTTCTAAATCATCTAGTGAAGGATTCGCTTACTTAG gAGATGCCACAGACATTAGATATCAAGTAATGATAGATTGCCATTTACAAATGGTCGGCGACGAATTCTCTAGAAAACCGTATGCTATTGCTGTTCAACAAGGATCTCCGTTAAAAGATCAATTcaataatgcaattttattattactcaatAAACGAAAATTAGAAAAACTGAAAGAGACTTGGTGGAATCTAAATCCAGAAAGAATACAATGTGAAAAACAAGATAATCAATCTGATGGCATCAGTATCCATAACATAG GTGGAGTTTTCATTGTTATATTTGTTGGAATTGGATTAGCTTGTTTTACGTTAGCTTTTGAATATTGGtggtataaatataagaaaagcTCAAAAGTTGCAAACACATTGAATCCTAAACAAATGGCAATGAACAGAGGTGGTGAATTTACGTATCCGGTGGTACCGACGCTTAATGCAACTTCTGGAATGAGATCAAGAAATATCATTCAAGGTTTTAG acGATCTGTGGGTCAGTCTTCGCCTAAACAAAAATAA